A genome region from Bombus terrestris chromosome 10, iyBomTerr1.2, whole genome shotgun sequence includes the following:
- the LOC100644263 gene encoding DNA polymerase epsilon catalytic subunit 1 isoform X1 — MTSLQNTGKFRAFKENTGNNQSQEGNASGEISGGNRVNEVNENIRIDGLYGFHRVTDMKERIGFLINMHATEIMENDKRLMSGVDYYFLEEDCTRFKISYPYNPYFYILCKKDTYEEVSTGLNKKYNNLIHKVQTIYKEDLDLSNHLIGLKQKYLKISFINTVDLNKVRRGIMKAVKLNKEREKHNTYYSNMLSDVLNTEQSTGDIKKQTIDFMDNILDIREYDVPHHVRVSIDMKICCGNWYSVKTRGNDVPIITKRDDLIEPPDPIVLAYDIETTKLPLKFPDADTDQIMMISYMIDGQGYLITNREIIANDIENFEYTPKPEFEGFFTVFNEPNEKATIKRFFDHINDIRPHIFVTYNGDFFDWPFVETRAAFHNMDMKDRIGFSKNRDGVYSSRPAMHMDCLCWVRRDSYLPVGSQNLKAVAKAKLRYNPVELDPEDMCRLASEDPETLANYSVSDAVATYYLYYKYVHPFIFALCTIIPMEPDEVLRKGSGTLCESLLMVQAFQANIIFPNKQEQEFNKFTKDGHLLDQETYVGGHVEALESGVFRADIPCRFKIVPSAVEELINGVESALKHAIQEEEKVPIEMVTNFEEVVEEITMKLKGLRNQPLRLENPVIYHLDVGAMYPNIILTNRLQPSAMVDETVCAACNYNKPGALCQRKMEWMWRGEYFTATLSEYQRMQQQLENEKFPPQFPGGARRAYHELSKEEQVSYEKKRLTEYCKKAYKKVKITSMEERTQTICQKENSFYVDTVRAFRDRRYEYKALTKVAKQEVAVAVAKGDAADIKSAKNREVLYDSLQLAHKCILNSFYGYVMRKGSRWFSMEMGGIVCYTGAHIIMRAREIIEQVGRPLELDTDGIWCVLPASFPDNVVVYTTHPKKKKLVVSYPNAVLNFMVKDQFTNDVYHELVDPENLTYKIKSENSIFFEVDGPYLAMVLPAAKEEGKRLKKRYAVFNFDGSLAELKGFEVKRRGELQLIKVFQTSVFESFLKGSTLEECYASVAKDADYWLDILYSKCADMPDSELFELISENKSMSRKLEEYGSQKSTSISTAKRLAEFLGDQMIKDAGLACKYIIANKPQGAPVTERAIPLAIFQSEPAIRKYYLRKWLKDSSLQSDDIRDILDWSYYIERLGSAIQKIITIPAAMQGLSNPVPRVKHPDWLHKRVMEKSATHKQKKITDMFTMMPKDNEKNVGDQDIESSETCDIEDIAGKPSTSKQSLPVVNKRKRQFLERNEAENANRSWKEVLGSPPPMGTTREERLKWLEFHKQKWAHQAKQRAEYQKSKKSKRSNNDGDEVSWGVARDTNTSTLGGFFKRTQRKLLMNPWQIIQISPTNKPGLYRLWVLVDKDLHQLRLIIPRIFYVNTRKPKPNPEPGKRVSWKESKKVLPRSRPIYNLYQYTVPETQFQLYSQELLEDMSRPEIEGIYETQMSLEFRAILQLGCVCTVDPKAARTMADGADTFALDQLEYKSVAVQSYLKNLNETNYIFLYHHWSSNHQRALWGLFLNATKRAYIFVLDSVSSNQMPNMNTLYIQERDTVISTNGEDKVKFLPESMRFELKFETNFQQVCRIIQAVITTYKNEGHGPTVFIIQTALDKTTLVTHMPLLNDFPLISTYVQDIETLYNTLEWQKVGAKTMLRHYLKSQQIYELMTEQCRFLHVPIGNIPADPIVFGADLFFARHLQKNNFVLWCSPTEKPDLGGSENDDNRLLTDYEESLHSAANNAGTYSSVCIELEIESLAVNTLLQHHHIHDIDGTSNFVAFHTQQQTSVQDMATHDGMTNIIPNYDETVLCSPAFRILRNMVNTWLLDVSVHKNIFADYQIIHFYRWLRSPSSLLYDPALKRTLHTYMKKLFAQLLAEFKNLGSIIIFANFNKIIICTKKRTMSDALNYMEFVVQTIRNKELFHSIEITFEQCWEYLTWLDVHNYGGIKGKLPKDMENTTDTNNENAEDENDSEPEIVMNWNLMECLPKEAACQSSFTAIIAGYFHAIYQFILEHELNTTVRPRNLNNLSQLSHNCTTAQLGLGSLENTAEFAKKLIKGDMSQKLFQIVQKIHKNLPEKTLTIEECPNLDLDGKDSKKINPALELIKSVCKVLSLDAEVENEVYYLRTNMLKLIRVGSFSDLVEWKDPCISLVVPEIICKVCNHTRDIDLCKDNFCTMDRNRYIWKCPLCKMDYDNDEIEFLLMDMLDHKSMAYMLQDLQCCKCNEIKRENMNELCSCSGNFKTLIPKSEIEKFMKICKSVAIKSNMKTLLEIIQNTKVLVDSK; from the exons ATGACAAGTTTACAAAATACAGGGAAATTTCGAGCGTTTAAGGAAAATACAGGGAATAATCAAAGTCAAGAAGGAAATGCATCAGg AGAGATTTCAGGTGGCAACAGGGTAAATGaagttaatgaaaatataagaatCGATGGTTTATATGGTTTTCATAGAGTAACTGATATGAAGGAAAGAATAGGATTTCTTATCAATATGCATGCA acagaaattatggaaaatgataaaagattaaTGAGTGGTGTGGACTATTATTTTTTAGAAGAAGACTGTACTAGATTTAAAATTTCGTATCCTTataatccatatttttatattttatgcaaaaaGGATACATATGAGGAAGTTTCTACtggtttaaataaaaaatataataatttaatacataaagTACAGACTATTTATAAAGAAGATCTTGATTTG TCAAATCACCTCATTGGTTTAAagcagaaatatttaaaaatttcttttattaatactGTGGACTTGAATAAAGTCAGGCGTGGTATTATGAAAGCTGTAAAATTAAATAAGGAACGTGAAAAACATAATACCTATTATTCAAACATGTTATCAGATGTACTAAATACAGAACAGAGTACGGGAGATATTAAGAAGCAAACCATAGATTTTATGGATAATATTCTTGATATCAG AGAATACGATGTACCACATCATGTTCGTGTCTCCATAGACATGAAAATTTGTTGTGGTAACTGGTATTCTGTGAAAACAAGAGGAAATGATGTACCAATAATTACAAAGAGAGATGATCTTATTGAACCACCTGATCCAATTGTTTTGGCATATGATATTGAAACTACAAAACTTCCTCTGAAATTTCCAGATGCCGATACTGACCAAATTATGATGATCTCATATATGATTGATGGACAG gggtatttaataacaaatagaGAAATAATTGCAAATGATATCGAAAATTTTGAGTATACCCCAAAACCGGAGTTTGAGGGATTTTTTACAGTTTTCAACGAACCTAATGAAAAGGCCACAATAAAAAGATTTTTCGATCACATAAATGATATTCGACCACATATATTCGTAACATACAACGGTGATTTTTTCGATTGGCCATTTGTAGAGACTAGAGCAGCTTTTCATAACATGGATATGAAAGACAGAATTGGTTTTTCGAAAAATCGTGATGGAGTTTACAGCAGTAGACCAGCCATGCATATGGACTGTTTATG TTGGGTCAGGCGCGATTCGTATCTTCCTGTAGGTTCTCAGAATTTAAAAGCTGTAGCAAAGGCAAAGCTTAGATATAATCCAGTGGAACTGGATCCCGAAGATATGTGTAGATTGGCGTCTGAGGATCCAGAGACTCTCGCAAATTATTCAGTTTCTGATGCGGTTGCAACGTATTATCTTTACTATAAATATGTTCATCCTTTCATATTTGCTCTGTGTACCATTATTCCTATGGAACCAGATGAA GTACTCAGAAAAGGATCTGGTACATTATGCGAATCTCTTTTAATGGTGCAAGCTTTTCAAgctaacattatatttcctaacAAGCAGGAGCAGGAATTCAACAAATTTACAAAAGATGGTCATTTATTGGACCAAGAAACGTATGTTGGAGGACATGTTGAAGCTTTAGAATCTGGTGTTTTCAGAGCCGATATTCCTTGTCGTTTTAAAATAGTACCAAGTGCAGTAGAAGAATTAATAAATGGCGTTGAATCTGCATTAAAGCATGCTatacaagaagaagaaaaagtgcCCATAGAAATGGTTACAAATTTTGAGGAAGTGGTTGAAGAAATTACAATGAAATTGAAAGGTTTAAGAAATCAACCATTGAGATTAGAGAACCCCGTAATATATCACTTAGATGTCGGTGCTATGTatccaaatattattttaaccaATCGTCTTCAACCATCCGCGATGGTCGATGAAACTGTATGTGCTGCATGCAATTATAATAAACCAGGAGCACTTTGCCAAAGAAAAATGGAGTGGATGTGGAGAGGAGAATATT TCACTGCAACTTTAAGTGAATATCAACGAATGCAGCAACaacttgaaaatgaaaaatttccacCGCAATTCCCAGGCGGAGCTCGTAGAGCATATCATGAATTATCTAAAGAGGAACAAGTATCGTATGAGAAGAAACGACTCACAGAGTACTGTAAGAAAGCTTACAAGAAAGTTAAGATTACTAGCATGGAAGAAAGAACACAAACGATTTGCCAAAAAGAGAATTCATTTTATGTTGACACTGTACGAGCGTTTAGAGATAGGAGATATGAATACAAGGCGCTTACTAAGGTAGCTAAACAAGAGGTGGCGGTAGCCGTAGCAAAAGGAGATGCTGCTGATATTAAGTCTGCTAAAAATCGAGAAGTACTATATGATTCATTACAACTGGCACACAAATGTATCTTAAATTCCTTCTATGGATACGTTATGAGAAAAGG GTCTCGATGGTTTAGTATGGAGATGGGTGGCATAGTATGTTACACGGGAGCACACATTATTATGAGAGCTAGAGAAATTATCGAACAAGTTGGTCGACCTTTAGAGTTAGATACGGATGGAATCTGGTGCGTTCTACCAGCATCTTTTCCTGATAATGTTGTTGTTTATACTACTCacccaaagaaaaaaaaattggtaGTATCATATCCGAATGCTGTTCTTAATTTTATGGTGAAG gATCAATTTACTAATGACGTATACCATGAACTCGTTGATCCTGAAAATCTTACGTATAAAATTAAGAGTGAAAACTCTATATTTTTTGAAGTGGATGGTCCTTATTTAGCTATGGTATTACCTGCagcaaaagaagaaggaaaaagattaaaaaaacgATACGCAGTCTTCAATTTCGACGGTTCTTTAGCTGAACTGAAAGGTTTTGAAGTAAAACGAAGAGGTGAACTTCAGCTAATAAAAGTTTTTCAGACGTCCGTATTCGAATCTTTCTTAAAAGGTAGCACATTAGAAGAGTGCTATGCGTCAGTAGCTAAAGATGCAGATTATTGGCTTGATATTCTTTATAGCAAA TGTGCAGATATGCCAGATTCGGAGTTATTTGAACTTATATCCGAAAACAAATCAATGTCACGAAAATTGGAGGAATATGGAAGTCAAAAGTCGACGTCTATTTCTACTGCTAAAAGATTAGCGGAATTTTTAGGTGATCAAATGATTAAAGATGCTGGCTTAGCATGTAAATACATTATTGCTAATAAACCTCAAGGCGCACCAGTTACAGAACG GGCAATACCATTAGCAATATTTCAATCGGAACCTGCAATAAGAAAATACTATTTACGAAAATGGTTAAAAGATTCTAGTTTACAAAGCGACGACATACGGGATATTTTAGATTGGAGTTATTATATTGAAAGACTCGGAAGTGCTattcaaaaaattattacaattccAGCAGCAATGCAAGGa TTGTCCAATCCGGTTCCTAGAGTGAAACACCCGGACTGGTTGCATAAAAGAGTAATGGAAAAAAGTGCAACGCATAAACAAAAAAAGATTACTGATATGTTTACCATGATGCCTAAAGATAACGAAAAAAATGTTGGCGACCAAGATATAGAATCATCTGAAACATGCGATATAGAGGATATCGCCGGGAAACCCTCAACTTCTAAGCAGTCATTGCCAGTtgttaataaaagaaaacgaCAGTTTTTAGAAAGAAACGAAGCAGAAAATGCAAATAGAAGTTGGAAAGAAGTTCTAGGTTCACCACCACCAATGGGAACAACAAGGGAAGAAAGATTAAAATGGTTGGAATTCCACAAACAGAAATGGGCTCATCAAGCGAAGCAAAGGGCTGAATATCAGAAGAGTAAGAAGAGTAAGCGTTCTAATAATGATGGAGATGAAGTTTCTTGGGGTGTTGCAAGAGATACCAATACATCTACATTGGGTGGCTTTTTCAAGCGAACTCAAAGAAAATTGCTTATGAATCCATGGCAAATTATTCAA ATATCACCAACAAACAAGCCTGGTTTATATCGATTATGGGTATTAGTCGATAAAGATTTACATCAATTGCGTCTTATAATACCtcgtatattttatgtaaatactcgTAAACCTAAACCTAATCCAGAACCAGGTAAAAGAGTATCTTGGAAAGAAAGCAAGAAAGTTCTTCCACGATCTCGacctatatataatttatatcaatataCTGTGCCGGAAACACAGTTTCAATTATACAGTCA GGAGCTTTTAGAAGATATGAGTAGACCAGAAATTGAAGGAATTTATGAAACTCAAATGTCACTAGAGTTTAGAGCTATTCTTCAATTAGGATGCGTTTGTACAGTTGATCCTAAGGCAGCACGAACCATGGCAGATGGTGCAGATACATTTGCCCTAGATCAGTTAGAATACAAGAGTGTTGCTGTGCAATCATATCTTAAAAAT cttaatgaaactaattatattttcttatatcatCATTGGAGTTCAAACCATCAAAGAGCTTTATGGGGACTGTTTTTAAATGCAACTAAAAGAgcttatatatttgttttggaTTCTGTTTCGTCAAATCAGATGCCTAATATGAACACGTTGTACATTCAAGAACGGGATACAgt TATATCCACAAACGGGGAAgacaaagtaaaatttttaccaGAGTCGATGCGAttcgaattaaaatttgaaacaaacttTCAACAAGTCTGTCGTATTATACAAGCAGTTATAACTACATATAAAAACGAGGGACATGGTCCAACAGTATTTATTATTCAGACAGCTTtag ATAAAACGACATTAGTAACTCACATGCCATTACTTAATGACTTTCCTCTAATTAGCACCTATGTACAAGATATTGAAACTTTATACAATACACTGGAGTGGCAGAAAGTTGGTGCAAAAACCATGTTACGTCATTACCTTAAGAGTCAGCAAATTTATGAATTAATGACAGAACAATGTAGATTCCTTCATGTGCCAATTGGAAATATTCCTGCGGATCCTATTGTTTTTGGTGCAGACTTATTTTTTGCAAGACATTTGCAAAAGAATAACTTTGTATTATGGTGTTCTCCAACAGAGAAACCAGACTTGGGTGGCAGCGAAAATGATGATAACAG ATTGTTGACAGATTATGAAGAAAGTTTACATTCTGCTGCAAATAATGCCGGAACATATTCTAGTGTTTGTATTGAATTGGAGATAGAAAGTTTAGCAGTAAATACATTATTACAGCATCACCATATTCACGATATTGATGGGACTAGTAATTTTGTTGCATTCCACACTCAACAACAGACATCTGTTCAA GATATGGCAACACATGATGGCATGACAAATATAATTCCTAATTACGACGAAACTGTTCTTTGCAGTCCTGCTTTTAGAATATTGCGAAATATGGTAAACACATGGCTGCTAGATGTAtcagttcataaaaatatatttgcagattatcaaattattcatttttacaG ATGGTTACGTTCGCCCAGTTCTTTACTTTACGATCCTGCTTTGAAAAGAACTTTGCATACctatatgaaaaaattattcgcaCAGTTATTAGCAGAATTTAAAAATCTGGGATCCATAATTATTTTTgccaattttaataaaatcatcatTTGTACCAAGAAAAGGACAATGAGTGATGCATTAAACTATATGGAATTCGTTGTTCAAACAATACGCAATAAAGAACTATTCCACAGTATTGAAATAACTTTTGAACAGTGTTGGgagtatttaacatggcttgaTGTA CATAATTATGGAGGTATAAAAGGAAAATTACCAAAAGATATGGAAAATACTACAGATACAAATAATGAAAATGCTGAAGATGAGAATGACAGTGAG CCTGAAATAGTCATGAACTGGAATTTAATGGAGTGTCTCCCCAAAGAAGCTGCATGTCAATCAAGCTTTACTGCTATAATAGCGGGATACTTCCATGCaatttatcagttcatattgGAACACGAATTGAATACTACTGTAAGGCCTAGGAACTTAAATAATTTAAGTCAATTATCACACAACTGCACAACTGCACAACTTGGATTAGGATCACTTGAGAATACTGCAGAATTTGCTAAAAAATTGATAAAGGGAGATATGTCCCAAAAACTATTCCA AATTGtacagaaaatacataaaaatctccCAGAAAAAACATTAACAATTGAAGAATGTCCAAACTTAGATTTAGATGGTAAAGACAGTAAGAAAATTAATCCAGCATTGGAGTTGATAAAATCAGTTTGTAAG gTTTTATCTCTGGATGCAGAAGTTGAAAACGAAGTATACTATTTGCGAACAAACATGTTAAAACTAATTAGAGTTGGCAGTTTCAGCGATCTAGTTGAGTGGAAAGATCCGTGCATTTCTTTAGTTGTGCCTGAAATTATTTGTAAAGTATGTAATCACACAAGGGACATCGATCTTTGCAAAGATAACTTTTGTACCATGGATCGGAATAG GTACATATGGAAATGTCCTCTTTGTAAAATGGACTATGACAATGATGAAATAGAGTTCCTTTTGATGGACATGTTAGATCATAAAAGTATGGCTTATATGTTGCAAGATTTACAATGTTGTAAATGTAACGAAATTAAGAGGGAAAATATGAACGAACTTTGTTCTTGTTCTGGTAATTTTAAAACTTTGATTCCTAAAAGTGAAATAGAGAAGTTTATGAAGATCTGTAAATCTGTGGCTATAAAATCTAATATGAAAACATTGTTAGAAATAATTCAGAATACAAAAGTTCTTGTagattcaaaataa